Proteins from a single region of Chryseobacterium sp. T16E-39:
- a CDS encoding aminoglycoside phosphotransferase family protein: MTSEKAQRFFENYSGKKSSEFVTLAQSGSARVNFWAKVDDKKYIITYNENVQENESFFYYSKVFTQLHLNTPTIFIISEDKKMYVQEFLGENTFSEIISAEGLSDRVRSLVKQTLEKLFQLQTQTQGKIDFTKTFEYENYDELPVIHDLYYFKNFIGDVLELEYHKSTLLKEFKSIASLIENLEPKGIMIRDFQARNIMVNENNEVSFIDYQSAMRGPLIYDVISFLFQAKANFPADFKNEMLEFYIQQFESEETRQQLKNSVQPIQLMRFLQVLGAYGLRGLIQRKQHFISSIEQGIENIVQFAETWKDIKDYPELQKIIQQLPSEKTTIKISKILNTQL; the protein is encoded by the coding sequence ATGACTTCTGAAAAGGCACAACGATTTTTTGAAAACTATAGTGGTAAAAAATCTTCTGAGTTTGTCACATTGGCTCAAAGCGGATCTGCAAGGGTGAATTTTTGGGCAAAAGTGGATGATAAAAAGTATATTATTACCTATAATGAAAATGTTCAGGAAAATGAAAGTTTTTTTTATTATTCAAAAGTTTTCACTCAACTGCATCTTAACACTCCAACAATTTTTATTATTTCGGAAGATAAGAAGATGTATGTCCAGGAGTTTCTTGGAGAAAACACATTTTCAGAAATCATTTCAGCAGAGGGTTTATCAGATAGGGTAAGATCCCTTGTCAAGCAAACCCTAGAAAAACTTTTTCAGTTACAAACCCAAACCCAGGGGAAAATTGATTTCACAAAAACATTTGAATATGAAAATTATGATGAGCTTCCTGTGATTCATGATCTGTACTATTTCAAAAATTTTATTGGGGATGTTCTTGAACTGGAATATCACAAATCTACCCTACTCAAAGAATTCAAAAGCATCGCTTCTCTTATTGAGAACCTGGAACCAAAAGGAATAATGATCCGAGACTTTCAGGCGAGAAATATTATGGTAAACGAAAACAATGAGGTTTCCTTTATCGATTACCAGTCGGCAATGAGAGGACCTCTGATCTATGATGTTATTTCATTTCTTTTTCAGGCTAAAGCTAACTTCCCTGCAGATTTCAAAAATGAAATGCTTGAATTTTACATTCAACAATTTGAAAGTGAAGAGACAAGACAGCAACTGAAAAATTCAGTACAACCAATTCAGTTGATGAGATTCCTTCAGGTTTTGGGAGCCTATGGATTAAGGGGACTTATTCAAAGAAAACAACATTTTATTTCAAGCATTGAACAAGGAATTGAGAATATTGTACAATTTGCTGAAACCTGGAAAGACATAAAAGATTACCCCGAACTTCAAAAGATCATACAGCAGTTACCTTCGGAAAAAACGACCATAAAAATTAGTAAAATACTGAACACTCAATTGTAA
- the xrtF gene encoding exosortase family protein XrtF, producing MLKDFKPVLSILLRFIIIYLVLLLGYQFYLNNYKESGLDPFSKMVAEQVSSIQNALHYPTQLYNDVAKEQVWFYVKKVYVTRMVEGCNAISVMILFVSFVFAFYKGFKTFIYAFIGLLILYVINVLRIVGINLLVSDYKEYERMAHDFLFPAIIYGTVVILWLVWIKFFALKK from the coding sequence ATGCTAAAGGATTTTAAGCCTGTTTTAAGTATTCTGTTGAGGTTCATCATCATTTACCTGGTGCTGCTTTTGGGCTATCAGTTTTACCTTAATAACTACAAGGAATCGGGATTGGACCCTTTTTCGAAAATGGTAGCTGAACAGGTGAGTTCCATTCAGAATGCTTTACATTATCCTACCCAGCTCTATAATGATGTAGCAAAAGAGCAGGTATGGTTTTATGTAAAAAAAGTATATGTAACTCGGATGGTAGAAGGGTGTAATGCAATTTCAGTGATGATCTTGTTTGTCTCTTTTGTCTTCGCATTTTATAAAGGGTTTAAAACTTTTATTTATGCTTTTATTGGCCTTTTGATACTGTATGTGATCAATGTATTAAGAATTGTGGGAATTAATCTATTGGTAAGCGATTACAAAGAATATGAGAGAATGGCTCATGATTTCCTTTTTCCTGCGATTATTTATGGGACTGTAGTAATACTCTGGCTGGTCTGGATTAAATTCTTTGCTTTAAAAAAATGA
- a CDS encoding exosortase F system-associated membrane protein — protein MKILSWVLVILGILGLMSVRVLENKLFYDPFLKYFHEADKSIAFPSFEWGQLILSHLYRFILNLFFSCLIIHFMFKNKTWTMQGAALIVIVFLITFPIYLYCIYDRFQIGYLFSFYMRRFVIQPLIILLIIPMFYYRKKMLQK, from the coding sequence ATGAAAATACTTAGTTGGGTTTTAGTAATATTAGGAATTTTGGGGCTTATGAGTGTACGGGTACTCGAGAATAAGCTGTTTTATGACCCCTTCCTAAAGTACTTTCATGAAGCTGATAAAAGCATAGCTTTTCCTTCTTTTGAATGGGGACAGCTTATTTTAAGCCATTTATACAGATTTATTCTGAATTTATTTTTCTCATGTTTAATTATTCACTTTATGTTCAAAAATAAAACATGGACAATGCAGGGCGCCGCATTGATCGTTATTGTATTTCTGATCACTTTTCCTATATATCTGTACTGTATCTATGACCGTTTTCAAATTGGATATCTTTTTTCTTTTTACATGAGACGCTTTGTGATACAACCTTTGATCATTCTGCTTATTATTCCAATGTTTTATTACAGGAAAAAAATGCTCCAAAAATAA
- a CDS encoding cation diffusion facilitator family transporter: protein MNKNKIGFQRWIAVFGVILFIGKLIAWKLTNSDAVFSDAMESVVNVISAFMGLYSLHLAAKPKDEGHPYGHGKVEFVTSGIEGALIAIAGIMIIYEGINSLIVGKTLNQLDWGIAIIAATAVINYLLGYISIKKGKADNSLVLISSGKHLQSDTITTLGVVLSLVIVFFTKIYWLDSVVALIFGAYIIFVGYKIIRKSLSGIMDEQDPEILVQIVHILENNRKDEWIDVHNMKIQQFGASLHIDAHITLPWYYSLRDAHKEMENVIILLAKNIKRTIEFNFHMDDCKTISCPVCQIKDCPVRERDFIKRVEWTSENITLEVKHSVE, encoded by the coding sequence ATGAATAAAAATAAGATAGGCTTTCAAAGATGGATTGCTGTTTTTGGAGTCATTTTGTTCATCGGCAAATTGATCGCCTGGAAACTCACCAATTCAGATGCCGTATTTTCAGATGCGATGGAAAGCGTTGTAAATGTTATCAGTGCCTTTATGGGTCTTTATTCATTGCATTTGGCAGCAAAGCCAAAAGACGAAGGCCACCCTTACGGACACGGAAAAGTAGAATTTGTAACTTCAGGTATAGAAGGTGCCTTAATTGCCATTGCAGGAATTATGATCATCTATGAAGGTATTAATAGTCTAATCGTTGGCAAGACACTCAACCAGTTGGACTGGGGAATCGCTATTATTGCCGCTACCGCTGTAATTAATTATTTACTTGGATATATTTCCATTAAAAAAGGAAAAGCAGATAATTCTCTAGTTCTTATATCATCCGGAAAACATTTACAATCTGATACGATAACTACACTAGGAGTTGTTCTCAGTTTAGTCATTGTCTTCTTTACAAAAATATATTGGCTGGATTCGGTTGTAGCCTTGATTTTTGGTGCCTACATCATCTTTGTGGGGTATAAGATCATCCGTAAGTCATTAAGTGGAATTATGGACGAACAAGACCCGGAAATACTCGTTCAGATTGTTCACATTCTCGAAAATAACAGAAAAGACGAATGGATCGATGTTCACAATATGAAAATCCAACAGTTCGGGGCATCGCTCCATATTGATGCCCATATTACACTCCCTTGGTATTACAGCTTGCGCGATGCTCATAAGGAAATGGAAAATGTGATTATTCTTTTAGCTAAAAACATCAAACGTACTATTGAGTTCAATTTCCATATGGATGATTGTAAAACCATTTCATGCCCTGTTTGTCAGATAAAAGATTGCCCTGTACGCGAAAGAGATTTTATAAAACGGGTAGAATGGACTTCTGAAAATATAACTCTTGAAGTGAAACACTCTGTCGAATAA
- a CDS encoding aspartate-semialdehyde dehydrogenase, with protein sequence MKVAVVGSTGMVGQVMLKVLEERSFPITELIPVASEKSIGKKVKYKQEEYTIVSINDAIAAKPDIAIFSAGGSTSLEFAPKFAEAGITVIDNSSAWRMDPTKKLVVPEINADVLTAEDKIIANPNCSTIQLVMVLGPLNKKYDLKRVVVSTYQSVTGTGKAAVDQLNSEIKGDDSVAKVYPYQIFKNALPHCDVFSDDDYTKEEIKLMKEPKKILGDDTFNLTATAVRVPVQGGHSESVNIEFENEFDLDEVRKILSETPGVVVIDDVKNNLYPMPLNSEGKDEVFVGRIRRDLSQPKTLNLWIVADNLRKGAATNAVQIAEYLVSNNLV encoded by the coding sequence ATGAAAGTAGCTGTAGTCGGTTCAACAGGAATGGTTGGACAAGTTATGCTTAAAGTTTTGGAGGAGAGAAGCTTCCCTATCACAGAATTAATTCCGGTAGCATCGGAAAAATCTATTGGTAAGAAGGTGAAGTATAAACAGGAAGAATATACGATTGTAAGCATAAACGACGCTATAGCTGCCAAACCTGATATTGCAATTTTCTCAGCAGGAGGATCAACATCTTTGGAGTTTGCTCCTAAGTTTGCTGAAGCAGGAATTACAGTAATTGACAACTCTTCCGCTTGGAGAATGGATCCTACTAAAAAATTAGTTGTTCCTGAGATCAATGCTGATGTTTTAACTGCTGAAGATAAAATTATTGCCAACCCTAACTGTTCTACCATTCAATTGGTAATGGTTTTAGGGCCATTAAACAAGAAATATGATCTTAAAAGAGTGGTCGTTTCTACCTATCAGTCGGTAACAGGAACAGGGAAAGCTGCTGTTGATCAGTTAAACTCTGAAATTAAAGGTGATGATTCGGTAGCAAAAGTATACCCTTATCAGATCTTTAAAAATGCATTGCCACACTGTGATGTTTTCAGTGATGACGACTATACCAAAGAGGAAATTAAATTAATGAAAGAGCCTAAGAAAATATTGGGTGATGATACATTTAATTTAACAGCAACTGCAGTAAGAGTCCCGGTTCAGGGTGGCCATTCTGAAAGTGTGAATATCGAATTTGAAAATGAATTTGATTTGGATGAAGTAAGAAAGATATTATCTGAAACTCCGGGAGTTGTGGTAATAGATGATGTCAAAAACAATCTGTATCCTATGCCTCTGAACTCTGAGGGGAAAGATGAAGTTTTCGTTGGAAGAATACGACGAGACCTCTCCCAGCCGAAAACGCTCAATCTCTGGATCGTAGCAGACAATCTGCGAAAAGGAGCTGCAACGAACGCAGTACAGATCGCAGAATACTTAGTATCAAATAACTTAGTTTAA